In Phlebotomus papatasi isolate M1 chromosome 1, Ppap_2.1, whole genome shotgun sequence, the following proteins share a genomic window:
- the LOC129799685 gene encoding mucin-2 — MPFVQRVVSPVYIARSTRATGRPQSPPKVNSGPICTAIPEPGCSSALVQTSDTGDQIASSQKVVPVSDYELEAVTNVTLSNALKQLASLVLIANDIFTELNSQLQGVSERSRGIKQRIDVLQQRVEEFDPKMVTVPEGDLATFVHIKNHFKSTETFATALFTPATRSQAVRNLYEAAAKTPVCVMREMDRLLGQDGRRTSVAEIFMCTPVLGQTRRRIRCNIDVEIETRMPAAIDDLRKWTSLEAIGDITVTPDCVPRVGFTGQLNTTDASGAHPAVVVTPCTPPSGDEDEPDDITVISSYRIHNTQPASPDDMPLDHRLPSPEEQCQILAQKFPAEVVTVDTSGKRFDRMCHTRKSLLHAQNIGSASESGVSSPPSDSIDNQTVKRRSRPKKPRGKRRNTLAGTDQKEIQEAANGEPEIVAAPDDLEDLLAVVPRSKSSDILKRDPFGVEQGRTLSTHFNSLKQWGMNRLRMMNRNSSEDRRDVQSGAKSSDIDDFNVYESIGSRNRRKMGEKERKLSHERKPSYSSSEKSISIASPASINPVKLRESSSIRRQRRIGLATREEPNSSSGNWSASSESGRTSIGSEITAQPKSSASSNSLNHNHHPGSGPPSSIISRRRFLNTSASSSVTSEGTATPDLQGHEMFYDDGETSSAYSCDTEGYYTSFHVDSGLKTLKEEEPVTPLHTSSALSSTNSFSSSGNQTVLSAENEYELFGKGSTSTTTSSAGTVCTTLKAAGSDRSLIVGPTVPERKSSLTKLNRSSSTNSGGTLERSYSSSTVGSTLERTGTIKRNGILLQKEVAAVVHQKATRTDSPDSGNNTSSSPVESNANSSPTQGVRSYSEFEYSESSDLEGVDRIERIRSKTTINSSRIPSMCVITPTNSDDEYQTVIAKKEQRQKMEIPLQETDLDSLEFNTTSEKADSDRMQIITVNQTTGYATVQTVETPKAIVPGTSTKPSELKKEVQYVKKTTLLPLNSMLGRLKGVLPNLSKLKSPQKDIQENQSAQEGATLESPTEPDTAGEYVTIADVKNNNKTTGGVYYSNDVVKRNLATVLSGNLAEETEYVSLNELPANMRCESNLLSSSIATEKKIDTEAKNESRGARVMLDAQGKVVYSSDSLKRRKGAHTTFAPGPCVKDTNSEHQESPTGLRKPSIVRPVPVINPARRYASENQANTANEPLKEEDESTHAPQLPSEEGKSHPAPMLPIGSLQSGAYVNLQCDEDTYLPPPPPLLSSPGYLPSYHDDPRTHLATLPRAPAACSPVAPPAAVYESVGSTYWTLQARKPPVEALYSTPNKPKRTPLKTTPLGFETFFSPVKETQRVAESPTESPIDPRSGGSMRTSTPSRVESPRSPTVKPNLAEELRTKLRIHEGVRSNGNSPSSSGRSTPRGILEPQQPRGRHSWASDAVEIPQTCSDRMGAPKTSLMDFKRLLLAKAGKSSVTTKPSAVEQLLKKPKELPSPVKPTVLNTSLKIQDLSGSPKTFASRRMIRQGNFGGSPAKHMSPRSANWRLNNAKKHDVMSTAIPEANSEEDNSSSPGNSTRRSSAGSAGDPVDIKTETKNVVEEIVKMKDNIFLKAEENNFMKHEMLKTPGYASNRSQMLQAQRAQFLMGLNPATGPKTQSGSPEPAAKGTPSLETAL, encoded by the exons CTGAGGGTGACTTGGCCACATTCGTGCACATCAAGAATCACTTCAAGTCAACTGAGACCTTCGCCACGGCCCTCTTCACACCAGCAACTCGCTCCCAGGCAGTTAGGAACCTGTACGAGGCGGCCGCAAAGACGCCCGTTTGTGTGATGCGAGAAATGGATCGATTGCTGGGCCAGGATGGACGACGAACCTCCGTAGCAGAGATTTTCATGTGTACCCCTGTTCTTGGGCAAACGAGACGTCGTATTAGGTGTAATATTGATGTGGAGATTGAAACAAGAATG CCGGCTGCAATTGACGACCTGAGGAAGTGGACATCACTAGAGGCTATTGGGGATATCACAGTGACGCCGGACTGTGTGCCACGTGTGGGATTCACCGGACAGCTGAACACAACGGACGCCTCAGGCGCCCACCCGGCTGTCGTGGTGACTCCCTGCACCCCACCATCTGGAGACGAGGACGAGCCAGACGACATCACGGTCATCAGCAGCTATCGCATCCACAACACTCAGCCCGCCTCGCCAGACGACATGCCGCTTGACCACAGATTGCCATCGCCCGAGGAACAGTGCCAGATTCTCGCTCAGAA ATTCCCAGCGGAAGTTGTGACGGTGGATACTTCTGGGAAGCGTTTCGACCGAATGTGCCACACACGAAAGTCCCTCCTGCATGCCCAGAACATTGGGTCAGCATCAGAGAGCGGTGTCAGTTCGCCCCCGTCCGATAGTATTGACAATCAGACGGTTAAACGACGTTCGAGACCGAAAAAACCACGTGGAAAGCGACGAAATACTCTTGCAGGAACAGACCAGAAGGAGATCCAAGAAGCTGCCAATGG GGAACCCGAGATTGTGGCGGCACCTGACGATCTTGAGGACCTCCTAGCAGTGGTGCCAAGGAGTAAGTCCAGCGATATCCTCAAGCGTGATCCATTTGGTGTGGAACAGGGTCGTACCCTGTCAACGCACTTCAACTCCCTGAAACAATGGGGCATGAATCGCCTGAGAATGATGAATCGTAATAGCAGTGAGGACAGGAGGGATGTCCAGAGCGGTGCCAAATCTTCTGACATTGATGATTTCAATGTCTACGAAAGCATTGGCAGTCGCAATCGCCGAAAGATGGGCGAAAAGGAGCGTAAGCTTTCGCATGAACGAAAGCCTTCGTATTCCTCTTCTGAGAAGAGTATCTCCATTGCATCTCCAGCCAGTATTAACCCTGTGAAACTGCGGGAATCTTCATCTATACGACGGCAGAGGAGGATTGGACTGGCAACAAGGGAGGAACCAAATTCATCCAGTGGCAATTGGAGTGCAAGTTCCGAATCTGGAAGGACATCAATTGGAAGTGAAATTACGGCCCAGCCAAAATCTAGCGCTTCCAGCAACAGTCTCAATCACAATCATCACCCAGGGAGTGGACCTCCTAGTTCCATTATCAGTCGGAGGAGATTTCTCAACACTAGCGCTTCGAGCAGTGTCACTAGTGAAGGAACAGCTACTCCTGATCTTCAAGGGCATGAGATGTTCTATGACGATGGAGAAACGAGTTCAGCCTATTCCTGTGACACTGAGGGCTACTACACATCCTTCCATGTGGATTCTGGGCTAAAGACCCTTAAAGAAGAGGAACCTGTAACTCCTTTGCATACCTCCTCAGCTCTCTCTTCCACAAATTCCTTCTCCAGTTCTGGAAATCAAACCGTCCTATCGGCAGAGAATGAATATGAACTGTTTGGCAAAGGATCCACTTCAACTACAACAAGTTCAGCTGGAACGGTATGTACAACCCTAAAGGCAGCTGGAAGCGACAGGAGCTTAATTGTAGGACCTACTGTTCCGGAACGCAAGAGTTCCCTCACAAAGCTAAATAGAAGTAGCAGTACCAACAGTGGTGGTACTCTTGAGAGAAGCTACTCCAGTAGTACAGTTGGTAGTACCCTTGAACGAACAGGAACCATCAAGAGAAATGGAATCCTGTTGCAGAAGGAAGTGGCTGCAGTAGTTCATCAGAAAGCCACCAGGACAGATTCTCCGGATAGTGGAAATAATACTAGTTCATCTCCAGTTGAATCCAATGCCAATTCCAGTCCTACTCAGGGCGTGAGGAGTTATTCGGAGTTTGAATACTCAGAATCGTCGGATCTCGAGGGTGTGGACAGAATTGAGAGGATTAGGAGCAAAACAACAATTAATTCCAGTAGGATTCCCTCCATGTGCGTTATTACGCCAACGAACAGCGACGATGAGTACCAGACGGTTATTGCTAAGAAAGAACAGAGGCAAAAGATGGAAATTCCATTGCAGGAAACTGATCTGGACTCCTTGGAATTCAATACAACCAGCGAGAAGGCTGATAGTGATCGAATGCAGATCATTACAGTCAACCAAACTACGGGCTATGCTACTGTTCAGACTGTTGAAACTCCAAAAGCCATTGTTCCTGGAACGTCCACAAAACCCTCTGAGCTCAAGAAGGAAGTTCAGTATGTTAAGAAGACAACTCTCCTCCCATTGAATTCAATGCTGGGCAGACTAAAGGGAGTCTTACCAAATTTGTCTAAGCTCAAGAGTCCCCAGAAAGACATCCAAGAGAATCAAAGTGCTCAAGAGGGTGCAACATTGGAATCTCCCACGGAACCCGATACAGCCGGGGAATATGTGACCATTGCGGACGTGAAGAATAACAACAAAACCACGGGAGGAGTTTATTACTCAAACGACGTTGTTAAGCGGAACCTGGCAACGGTCTTGTCGGGAAATCTCGCCGAAGAGACGGAGTATGTGTCTCTGAATGAACTCCCGGCTAACATGCGATGCGAGAGCAATCTGTTGTCCTCCAGCATCGCCACGGAGAAGAAAATCGATACGGAAGCAAAGAATGAAAGTAGGGGTGCGCGCGTCATGCTGGATGCGCAAGGGAAAGTTGTATACAGTTCAGACAGTCTCAAACGACGAAAGGGAGCACACACAACTTTTGCCCCTGGACCGTGTGTCAAAGACACCAATTCAGAGCATCAGGAGAGCCCCACTGGCCTCCGGAAGCCCTCCATTGTGCGCCCTGTTCCAGTGATAAATCCCGCCCGAAGGTACGCGAGTGAGAATCAGGCCAACACGGCCAATGAACCCTTGAAGGAGGAAGACGAATCCACCCACGCGCCCCAGTTGCCAAGTGAGGAGGGAAAATCCCATCCAGCCCCAATGCTCCCAATTGGGTCACTGCAATCCGGGGCCTATGTGAACCTCCAATGTGATGAGGACACATACCTGCCACCACCCCCACCGCTTCTCTCAAGTCCAG GCTATCTACCTTCGTACCATGACGACCCTCGGACCCACCTAGCCACCCTACCACGTGCTCCGGCCGCTTGTTCTCCGGTGGCACCGCCCGCCGCCGTCTACGAAAGCGTCGGATCGACGTACTGGACGCTGCAGGCGCGAAAACCACCCGTCGAGGCGCTCTATTCTACACCCAATAAGCCCAAGAGGACACCACTCAAGACCACGCCACTCGGCTTCGAGACCTTCTTCTCACCTGTTAAGGAGACTCAGAGAGTTGCGGAGAGTCCTACCGAGTCTCCGATAGATCCAAGAAGTGGCGGGAGCATGAGAACATCGACTCCATCGCGTGTGGAATCTCCGAGATCGCCCACTGTTAAGCCTAATTTGGCGGAAGAACTGAGAACGAAGCTGAGGATTCACGAGGGAGTCAGGTCTAATGGGAATAGCCCCTCGAGTTCTGGTAGGTCCACTCCTCGTGGGATCTTGGAACCGCAACAGCCAAGAGGTCGGCACAGTTGGGCTTCGGATGCCGTTGAGATTCCTCAGACGTGTTCTGACCGCATGGGTGCCCCTAAGACCAGCCTCATGGACTTCAAGCGACTACTGCTGGCCAAGGCAGGAAAGAGCAGCGTGACCACGAAACCATCTGCCGTTGAGCAGCTCCTGAAGAAACCAAAGGAACTGCCAAGTCCAGTCAAACCCACCGTACTCAATACCAGTCTCAAGATTCAGGATCTCAGCGGATCTCCCAAGACCTTTGCAAGTCGCAGGATGATCCGCCAAGGCAACTTTGGGGGTTCTCCAGCAAAACACATGTCCCCCAGATCAGCCAATTGGCGCCTGAACAATGCCAAGAAGCATGATGTGATGTCCACGGCAATCCCTGAAGCCAACAGCGAAGAGGACAATTCTTCAAGCCCAGGGAATTCAACAAGACGAAGCTCAGCAGGTTCCGCAGGAGATCCAGTAGATATCAAGACAGAGACGAAGAATGTGGTAGAGGAGATTGTGAAGATGAAAGACAACATATTCCTCAAAGCTGAAGAGAATAACTTCATGAAGCACGAAATGCTGAAGACACCCGGCTATGCTTCCAATCGCAGTCAAATGCTTCAGGCTCAGAGGGCTCAATTCCTCATGGGACTCAATCCGGCTACTGGACCTAAAACCCAAAGTGGCTCCCCTGAACCAGCTGCCAAGGGAACTCCATCACTGGAAACAGCGCTCTGA